The Candidatus Nitrosocosmicus franklandus genome contains a region encoding:
- a CDS encoding sensor histidine kinase yields the protein MLNSDREIDGNNRKIDVENHSLTLDVNKNLYSSNQIQHSTEPKRLLQVDTRIIDNPVDVYSTILGIVSKSDNGISNCSTIGGLKMIYENKDLFNAYVDLLSKYKEGKAKGAVRWITHIDKNNEQIDLINKFLNIGIEIRHVNNLPPMSFAVSDKQFQGTIEKMDQGKMFDNILYSTEPLYIKHFQLFFEEMWRSGVDAKQRVDQIVMGVEDEYTKVFENQLQIKNIFLEVLENAQEEILIIFPSLNSVKRQAEIGLFNLFKLKNQPNFQIRILCPFVDVLKEILLLEYSKEKVNSIANIAIREIVRQQSISSIVLITDRKNLITIEVKDDTKEKFEGAIGFTTFSTSKPTVNSYLSIFETLWAQTEISDSLRIANEKLVESEEMEREFINTAAHELRTPTQAIMGYAELDAEVFGDLLENPKIKSDNQLNRTITHLQKHFEIISRNSARLDDLISKLLDVSRIESNLYNSLSLHKEGLDLVKEIKESINIELNQKIRDKNINIILISDGIDGQMIVNADKSRLHQIVINIVGNAIKFSNRNDKIDITIREKSLGQKNTCEENKNIFVKVSDSGKGISPHVLPKLFEKFVSDSDIGTGLGLYISKNLVEAHGGKIWAYNNLGRPGSTFVFSLPKLI from the coding sequence TTGTTAAATTCTGATAGAGAGATAGATGGAAATAATAGGAAGATAGACGTAGAGAATCACAGCCTTACGTTAGACGTTAATAAAAATTTATACTCATCTAACCAAATTCAACACTCGACTGAACCGAAAAGATTGTTGCAAGTAGATACTAGGATTATTGATAATCCCGTAGATGTATATTCAACCATTTTAGGCATAGTGAGCAAAAGCGATAATGGAATATCGAATTGTTCTACCATAGGTGGTTTAAAGATGATTTACGAAAACAAGGATCTCTTTAATGCTTATGTAGACCTTCTATCAAAATACAAAGAAGGAAAGGCAAAAGGGGCTGTTCGATGGATAACACATATTGATAAGAATAATGAGCAGATAGACCTCATAAATAAATTTCTAAACATCGGTATAGAAATAAGACATGTAAATAATCTACCACCCATGAGTTTTGCAGTATCTGATAAGCAGTTTCAAGGCACGATTGAAAAAATGGACCAGGGTAAAATGTTTGACAACATCTTGTACAGCACAGAACCCCTGTATATCAAACATTTTCAATTATTCTTTGAGGAAATGTGGAGAAGCGGCGTAGATGCAAAACAAAGAGTAGACCAGATAGTAATGGGTGTTGAAGACGAATATACGAAGGTATTTGAAAACCAACTTCAAATAAAAAATATTTTTCTAGAAGTACTTGAAAATGCTCAAGAAGAAATACTGATCATTTTTCCTTCTTTAAATTCTGTAAAAAGACAAGCTGAAATCGGCCTATTTAATTTATTTAAACTCAAAAATCAACCTAATTTCCAAATTAGAATTCTTTGTCCTTTTGTGGATGTACTCAAAGAAATACTCCTGTTAGAATACTCAAAAGAAAAAGTTAACAGTATTGCAAATATTGCTATAAGAGAGATTGTAAGACAACAAAGCATCAGTTCAATCGTCTTGATTACAGACAGAAAAAACTTGATAACAATTGAAGTTAAAGATGATACCAAAGAAAAATTTGAAGGTGCTATTGGTTTTACAACATTTTCAACAAGCAAACCCACAGTAAATTCATATCTATCAATTTTTGAAACTCTTTGGGCACAAACCGAAATCTCCGATAGCCTAAGAATTGCTAATGAAAAATTAGTAGAAAGTGAAGAAATGGAAAGAGAATTTATCAATACGGCAGCACATGAACTAAGAACTCCAACCCAAGCAATAATGGGATATGCGGAATTAGATGCAGAGGTTTTTGGTGATCTTTTAGAAAATCCAAAGATAAAATCAGATAATCAATTAAATCGAACCATTACTCATCTACAAAAACATTTTGAAATCATTTCTAGAAATTCTGCACGATTAGACGACCTCATAAGCAAACTTCTAGATGTTTCAAGAATTGAATCTAATCTATATAATAGTCTGTCGCTACATAAGGAAGGACTGGATTTAGTTAAAGAGATCAAGGAATCGATTAATATCGAATTAAATCAAAAAATAAGGGATAAAAACATCAATATCATCCTCATCAGCGATGGTATTGATGGGCAGATGATAGTAAATGCGGACAAATCTCGATTGCATCAAATCGTCATTAATATTGTGGGAAATGCAATAAAGTTCTCAAATCGAAATGATAAAATAGATATCACAATTAGAGAAAAAAGTTTGGGTCAGAAAAATACATGTGAAGAAAATAAAAATATCTTTGTAAAAGTATCCGATAGTGGTAAAGGCATTTCTCCACATGTATTGCCAAAGCTATTTGAAAAATTCGTTTCTGATTCTGATATCGGCACGGGACTAGGACTTTACATTTCCAAGAATCTTGTTGAGGCTCACGGTGGTAAGATATGGGCATATAATAATTTGGGCAGACCTGGCTCTACTTTTGTATTCAGTTTACCAAAGTTGATTTAA
- a CDS encoding cache domain-containing protein, which produces MKSYSERSTLVTILSFFTLTTLLILITVPYNDFSISANNTLINLTDFNLNNLTTSNNNNLLILKILAYSLESKLQGAASMLEFASNMPEMKSMPNTKLLNTTMDSLHGIPSDSDIQKRIIAQKVISYYPVIAGISFILPNGDTYFMEPYSLQSNQTKNNLGFREYFKGARASNDTYLGDIITSTSSGLKRAIIAVPVFANSDSNFNEGSNLTGIIAGSINLDMLNKELQSYNIPQGQRVVLVDSNDTKIADSEIRNFVDDNESFSNLKSYRNAIEGKSGSLLEKVNQEMMLVSYYPMDTLQNRWAILLMHPIGNSSNNFIGDN; this is translated from the coding sequence TTGAAATCTTATTCAGAAAGATCGACATTAGTAACTATACTATCCTTTTTTACTTTAACCACTTTATTGATACTAATAACAGTACCATATAATGATTTTTCAATTTCTGCAAACAATACTCTTATCAACCTAACAGACTTTAATTTGAATAATCTAACCACTAGTAATAATAACAATCTATTAATCCTAAAGATACTAGCCTACAGTTTAGAAAGTAAACTTCAAGGAGCAGCCTCCATGTTAGAATTTGCAAGTAACATGCCTGAAATGAAATCTATGCCCAATACCAAGTTATTAAATACAACTATGGATTCACTTCACGGCATCCCATCTGATTCAGACATACAAAAAAGAATAATTGCACAGAAAGTAATCTCTTATTATCCAGTAATTGCAGGAATATCGTTCATTCTTCCCAATGGTGACACATACTTTATGGAGCCTTATTCCTTACAAAGTAACCAAACAAAGAATAATCTTGGGTTCCGCGAATATTTCAAAGGGGCAAGAGCTTCTAATGATACATATCTGGGAGACATAATAACCTCTACTTCTTCTGGCCTAAAGCGGGCGATCATAGCAGTTCCAGTTTTTGCAAATAGCGATAGTAATTTTAATGAAGGAAGCAATTTGACAGGAATCATAGCAGGTTCTATCAATCTAGACATGCTAAATAAAGAACTTCAGTCCTATAATATACCTCAAGGTCAACGAGTGGTGCTTGTTGATTCTAATGATACAAAGATAGCAGATTCTGAAATAAGGAATTTTGTAGACGACAACGAATCATTTTCCAATTTAAAGAGCTATCGGAATGCCATAGAGGGAAAGTCTGGCTCTCTCCTTGAGAAGGTAAACCAAGAAATGATGCTTGTTTCGTACTATCCTATGGATACTCTTCAAAACAGATGGGCAATTCTCTTGATGCATCCTATTGGGAATAGCAGTAATAACTTTATCGGCGATAATTAG